The following DNA comes from Thermincola ferriacetica.
GCATCAGGATGGGGGTGGGTAAGCATAGACTGCATACGGGCCATGTCCCTTAATAATTGTTCATCAAGGTACGCCAATGCAACGGGCGCAGTACGCATCAAAGAACCGTTGCCGGCCGCATGCTCGCCTCTGATTTCCATGACCCGCCCGGCCGTTTCTTCCCAGGTCAAACCTTCGGTGAGAAGGTTTAAAGCAATCTTCGTCGTGGTCCCGATATCTGGCGGATCCGTCTGATACCACTTGATAAATTCTTCCCGAATACAAGGTAGTGGGTCAACAGGGTTACTGACAATGCCCCGGGCGACAGCAACAGTCATTTTAGTGTCATCGGTGACTTCACCCGGTTTAAGCCGCCAGGGCCCACCGCCGGTAAGTTCCGTCAAACGTCCGTATTTCTTCCTGATTTCTTCCCGGCTCATAAATTCCAAAGTCGCTCCCAAAGCATCCCCACACGCAACGCCAAAAAGACAACCCTTGATCTTATCCGCCATATTAGTCATACCAATGCTTCCTCCTATTATTTTCCTTTAACCATTATACTTTGTCGTCCTGCCGGTGACAAACAAAATCCCTTTTTCATTTCATTTTCTTAAATACTTAGCAGTAATTGGCCGGTTGACTTTCAAGTTAAGGCTCCTTTTTTTCCATAATATATAAGATAAATTTATATCCTATTAAATACTCCGTATATATTATTTTTAGTTTTTTTGTTGTCCTATTTAAAGTTTTAGTTTAAAATAGAGTTGTGGAAATGAGCAGAATTTTGCGATAATTTGGGGAAGTTTCGTATTTTAGCAGGTTGCCAGCCATTTTTTAAGGAGGGAGAGGATAACGTATGGGTATTCAGCTTTCAGAACAGGAATTGACGGAAATTCGCTCGGTCACGGAGAAAGCGCTGCAAAAGAATAATGCTGACCGAGAAAAATTGCTGCCCATTCTCCAGGAAGTACAGCACAATCTGGGATACGTACCAAAACAGGCAATGCAGCAAATATCTGAAGCACTCGATATTCCCGAAGTAGAAATCTACGGAGTCACCACCTTTTACAACCAGTTCCGGTTGAACCCGCCCGGTAAGCACCAGATTAAAGTATGTATGGGCACGGCCTGCCATATGACGGGCGGCCATATCATTATGGACTCTTTTGCCCGCCGTTTAAACATTAAAGAAGGAGAAACCACACCGGACCGCGAATTCAGCCTGGAACGGGTAGCCTGCGTTGGCTGCTGCGCCCTGGCCCCCGTGGTTGTTATTGATGAAAAAATTGAAGGAAAAGTAAGGCCTACACGTGTCGATGGTATTCTCCTGGGCTTTGAAATGGAAAAGAAATCGCAGGAAAAACAAAAGCAGGAAGAAACAGGTGAGAGCCAATGAATGCTACAGTAGAAAAAAATTATGAAATCCTGAAAAACGATGCCCTGCAGGATATTTCTAAGTGGCAGGAAAAAGCCCGCGTTCTTGTTGGAACAGCAACATGTGGGAGAGCAGCCGGAGCTTTGGAAGTTCTCGATATTTTTCGGAAAGAAGTTGAAAACCGCCAATTGGATGTAGAGGTTATGGAAGTAGGCTGTATGGGACACTGCTACGCCGAACCCATGGTCATTATTTACAAGCCAGGCTTCCCACCGCTATGTTACGGCTCTGTCGATGAGGGTATCGCCAAACGCCTGGTCACAGATTACCTGGAAAATGACGACCCTTGCTTTGATTTTGCCATGGCGGCCCTTGAACCCAATGACATGTTCCCTACTTTCGAAGATTTTCCGCGCGGTGTTTATGAACAAAAAATTGTTCTGGCCGATTGCGGTCTGATTAATCCTGAAGACATTAATCAATACCTGGCCCGTGACGGTTACAGTGCCCTGGCCAAAGCCCTGTCTATGAAGCCCGCGGAAGTGGTGGCCGAAATAAAAGATGCCAAACTGCGGGGCCGCGGTGGCGCCGGCTTCCCAACGGGAGTAAAATGGGAAATCTGCCACCAGGCTGTAAGCCCCGAAAAATACGTAATCTGCAACGCGGATGAAGGCGACCCCGGGGCGTTTATGGACCGGGCCCTGCTGGAATCAAATCCGCATCAGGTAATTGAAGGCTTAATGATTGCGGGCTTCGCCGTTGGAGCCTCCAAAGGTTACTTTTACGTAAGAGCCGAATACCCGCTGGCTATTACACGGTTGCGCACAGCTCTGGAACAGGCGCGAGAAAAGGGTATACTGGGAAGTTCTGTTCTCGGTAGTGATTTCGGGTTTGACATAGAAATCTTCCAGGGTTCGGGAGCTTTCGTTTGTGGAGAAGAAACAGCCTTAATTGCCTCCATGGAAGGAAAACCCGGGATCCCTAACCACCGGCCTCCTTTCCCTGCCGTTTCCGGTTTGCGTGGAAAACCTACGGTAATAAATAACGTCAAAACCTTGTCTTACGTTCCGCATATCATTCGTAAAGGTGTTGACTGGTTTAAGAGTATCGGTACCCCTGATAGTCCCGGCACCGCTGTTTTTGCGCTGGCCGGTAAGGTTGTCAGCACTGGTCTGGCCGAGGTTCCGATGGGTACCACATTACGGACCCTGATATATGACGTCGGTAACGGCATTAAAGATGACAAACCCTTCAAAGCCGTGCAAATCGGCGGGCCATCAGGCGGTTGCCTTCCCGAATCCTCACTCGACCTACCAATAGACTTTGATTCCTTACAGCAGGCAGGAGCAATGATGGGGTCAGGCGGTCTGGTTGTGTTAAGTGAAGACGACTGCATGGTGGAAATAGCCCGGTACTTCCTGGAATTTACGCAAAAAGAATCCTGTGGTAAGTGTACCTTCTGCCGTCTGGGCACCAAACAGATGCTGGAAATCCTTACAGATATCACTAAAGGCCAGGGCAAGCCAGAAGATATAGACTTACTTTTAGAGCTGGGAGAAGATATCAAAGCAGGTTCTTTATGCAGCCTGGGTAAGACTGCTCCCAACCCGGTTTTAACCACCATTCGCTTTTTCCGCCATGAATACGAAGCCCATATTCAGGAAAAACGGTGCCCGTCACTCATGTGCAAAGACTTAATCAGTTATATTATAGACCCCGCAAAGTGCAGTAAACTGTGTGATGCCTGCGTAGGCAGTTGTCCTGTTGAAGCCGTTTACACCAAGCCCGACATGCTAAAAGACATTCACCAGGATAAATGCGTCAAGTGCGATAACTGTTTGGTTACCTGCCTACCCTTGTACCAGGCAGTCGTGAAAGTATCACCGCCTGTTGCGGTAGAAGGGGGTGGCAACCATGAGTAAAACGGTAACAATAACAATCGATGATAAACAAATTTCGGTTACCGAAGGCGAAAAACTCCTTTGGGCAGCGCTGGAAAACGGCATTTATATACCGCATCTCTGCGGCGTTAAGGAAGCTGAACGTCCCGAGGCCAGTTGCCGGCTTTGTTTCGTAGAGGTCGAAGGAATGCCTAATCCGGTTACGTCGTGTACCCTATCTGTAAAAGAAGGCATGGTAGTCAGGACACGCAGCCCACGGGTAGACAGATTAGTCCGGACAGGTTTCGAACTGCTGCTGTCCAATCACCGTTTAGGTTGTGCCAAATGTGCCAAAAACGGTAAGTGTGCTTTACAAAAAATGGCCAAAGAACGGGGACTAAAACTTAAGCTTACCCGGTTAAGAAGCCTTGTAAAGGAAACGCCTGTGGATGACAGTCCCCAATCGTTCAGTTTCGATCCTTCCCGCTGCGTTCTTTGCGGGCAGTGCGTTTGGGTAGATAGGAATAAAGTCAAGGTAGGCGCCATCGGTTTTATCAAGCGGGGTATGGACCGAAAGGTCTCAACTTTTGGGGAGGTAAAACTGGCCGAATCCCGCTGCACCCAGTGCGGTGAATGCGTCAAGGTATGCCCCGTGGGCGCACTGACAGCATCTTCGGAAAAAGAGAGCCATTAAGGCTCTCTTTCCTTTTAATTATTAAGTTTTTTACCCTATTTAATTTTCCAAATGAATTAGAGCAGTGTTAATTGGAAGGAGTGTAGTTAATACAAGGTGCGGCTTTTAGTACAATAGCTGAGGCTGCGAGGTTACCTGGCCAGCACGATTAGCGCTCTTCGCACGGAGCCGTTGTCGGTATACAAGAGCTTAGTGGAAACGATATCCCACCCTACCGAGCAAAATTCGTTCAACGTGGTCTCGAACTCCTTGATCTGGGACTCCCTTTCCCCAAGATCACCACAATCGTCCAGCCGAGCTACCTCAACAACCCTGTACTCCGCCATTTCAACCACTCCTTAATTCAATTTTATATAATATTATATTGGATGATACAGACTAAAAAACCTCCTGAAAATGAGAAATTTACAAATGGGGATAACCGGCCCCAGGTATTTCGGTTTGGATTTGAATACATGCAGCTGCAAAAGCGCTTTTACCCTGGCCAAAGCTTCTCGAAATTCAAGATAACGGGCCCCTGTTTATTTTAGCTTATTTCCTTCGGGCACCCAGGACCAAAGTTTTTTCGGGACGTGCTTCCTGGCTAATTTCTTGTTCAGGCGGCCTTCCACCGTCTGCGAATCATAATAAA
Coding sequences within:
- a CDS encoding ADP-ribosylglycohydrolase family protein, translating into MTNMADKIKGCLFGVACGDALGATLEFMSREEIRKKYGRLTELTGGGPWRLKPGEVTDDTKMTVAVARGIVSNPVDPLPCIREEFIKWYQTDPPDIGTTTKIALNLLTEGLTWEETAGRVMEIRGEHAAGNGSLMRTAPVALAYLDEQLLRDMARMQSMLTHPHPDALFACELYCLILREILTGSGINSAIWSMLEREDREDTYHSFLQNAGESEIDSGGYVVSTLRTSLWCLLRTSNFEEAVVKAVNFGDDADTCGAVTGGLAGAYYGYKGIPDRWKEAIVCRDELSQLAQELHRIRS
- a CDS encoding NADH-ubiquinone oxidoreductase-F iron-sulfur binding region domain-containing protein — translated: MNATVEKNYEILKNDALQDISKWQEKARVLVGTATCGRAAGALEVLDIFRKEVENRQLDVEVMEVGCMGHCYAEPMVIIYKPGFPPLCYGSVDEGIAKRLVTDYLENDDPCFDFAMAALEPNDMFPTFEDFPRGVYEQKIVLADCGLINPEDINQYLARDGYSALAKALSMKPAEVVAEIKDAKLRGRGGAGFPTGVKWEICHQAVSPEKYVICNADEGDPGAFMDRALLESNPHQVIEGLMIAGFAVGASKGYFYVRAEYPLAITRLRTALEQAREKGILGSSVLGSDFGFDIEIFQGSGAFVCGEETALIASMEGKPGIPNHRPPFPAVSGLRGKPTVINNVKTLSYVPHIIRKGVDWFKSIGTPDSPGTAVFALAGKVVSTGLAEVPMGTTLRTLIYDVGNGIKDDKPFKAVQIGGPSGGCLPESSLDLPIDFDSLQQAGAMMGSGGLVVLSEDDCMVEIARYFLEFTQKESCGKCTFCRLGTKQMLEILTDITKGQGKPEDIDLLLELGEDIKAGSLCSLGKTAPNPVLTTIRFFRHEYEAHIQEKRCPSLMCKDLISYIIDPAKCSKLCDACVGSCPVEAVYTKPDMLKDIHQDKCVKCDNCLVTCLPLYQAVVKVSPPVAVEGGGNHE
- the nuoE gene encoding NADH-quinone oxidoreductase subunit NuoE, producing MGIQLSEQELTEIRSVTEKALQKNNADREKLLPILQEVQHNLGYVPKQAMQQISEALDIPEVEIYGVTTFYNQFRLNPPGKHQIKVCMGTACHMTGGHIIMDSFARRLNIKEGETTPDREFSLERVACVGCCALAPVVVIDEKIEGKVRPTRVDGILLGFEMEKKSQEKQKQEETGESQ
- a CDS encoding 2Fe-2S iron-sulfur cluster-binding protein — translated: MSKTVTITIDDKQISVTEGEKLLWAALENGIYIPHLCGVKEAERPEASCRLCFVEVEGMPNPVTSCTLSVKEGMVVRTRSPRVDRLVRTGFELLLSNHRLGCAKCAKNGKCALQKMAKERGLKLKLTRLRSLVKETPVDDSPQSFSFDPSRCVLCGQCVWVDRNKVKVGAIGFIKRGMDRKVSTFGEVKLAESRCTQCGECVKVCPVGALTASSEKESH